A window from Deinococcus arcticus encodes these proteins:
- a CDS encoding acyl-CoA dehydrogenase family protein, which produces MTARAPLNQDAVLGLTAEVARGPVQARARQTDEEARWPGENLRALQAAGLGGLVVPAALGGLGHGLHTLTRVCELLGQHCASSAITFGMHHVGAAVMAAKATPAQQARYLGPICAGEHLTTLALSEPGTGAHFYYPQLDLRARAGGGFEANGTKTFVTNGAHADSYVVSARSQDADLGDFSCFVLPEGTPGMTWGEPWAGLGMRGNSARRLELRGVQVPASDLLGAVGDQIWYVFNVVAPYFLMAMTGTYLGVADAALREAISHLKARTYSHSGRTAAQENVLQYRVGGLWSELERTRQLAYAAAQAGDAGDPAALPALLSCKAAVADTAVLVVNEAMSLMGGVTYRDGSALDRHLRDVRAAPVMSPTTDLLRLWTGRALLDQPLLGE; this is translated from the coding sequence GTGACCGCGCGTGCGCCGCTGAACCAGGACGCGGTGCTGGGCCTGACCGCCGAGGTGGCCCGGGGCCCGGTGCAGGCCCGCGCCCGGCAGACCGACGAGGAGGCGCGCTGGCCCGGGGAAAACCTGCGGGCCCTGCAGGCAGCGGGGCTGGGCGGGCTGGTGGTGCCAGCCGCGCTGGGCGGCCTGGGGCACGGCCTGCACACCCTCACCCGGGTGTGCGAGTTGCTGGGGCAGCACTGCGCGTCCAGCGCGATCACCTTCGGCATGCACCATGTGGGCGCGGCCGTGATGGCGGCCAAGGCCACGCCCGCGCAGCAGGCGCGCTATCTGGGCCCCATCTGCGCGGGCGAGCACCTGACCACCCTGGCCCTGAGTGAGCCGGGCACAGGCGCGCATTTCTATTACCCGCAGCTGGACCTGCGGGCGCGGGCAGGCGGCGGCTTTGAAGCCAACGGCACCAAGACCTTCGTGACCAACGGCGCCCACGCCGATTCCTATGTGGTCTCGGCCCGCTCTCAGGACGCTGATCTGGGGGATTTTTCCTGCTTTGTCCTGCCAGAAGGCACCCCGGGCATGACCTGGGGCGAGCCCTGGGCTGGCCTGGGCATGCGCGGCAATTCGGCGCGGCGCCTGGAGCTGCGCGGGGTGCAGGTGCCGGCCAGCGATCTGCTGGGCGCGGTGGGCGATCAGATCTGGTACGTGTTCAATGTGGTGGCGCCCTATTTCCTGATGGCCATGACCGGCACCTACCTGGGCGTGGCCGACGCCGCGCTGCGCGAGGCTATCTCGCACCTGAAAGCGCGCACCTACAGCCACAGTGGCCGCACCGCCGCCCAGGAAAACGTGCTGCAGTACCGGGTGGGCGGGCTGTGGAGCGAACTGGAACGCACGCGGCAGCTGGCCTACGCCGCCGCCCAGGCCGGCGACGCGGGCGACCCGGCGGCGCTGCCCGCGCTGCTGTCGTGCAAGGCTGCTGTGGCCGATACGGCCGTGCTGGTGGTCAACGAGGCCATGAGCCTGATGGGCGGCGTGACCTACCGCGATGGCAGCGCGCTGGACCGGCACCTGCGCGACGTGCGCGCCGCGCCGGTCATGTCGCCCACCACCGATCTGCTGCGGCTGTGGACCGGGCGCGCCCTGCTGGACCAGCCGCTGCTGGGGGAATAA
- a CDS encoding PAS domain S-box protein produces MLPPAEDAAPGAFPLTGAQAQQLLTVARALFRAVSRADVKRVILDEALRVTGAYGGTLINVVDDQTLYMVRAAGYDQPLQDTWQRFPMDPAYPVVQAIQERRAIFASLPEVHAQFPALLPLLQPHTWAIAALPLMARQEVLSAVTLSFRDETAMTPERQAFMGLLADLCAEALERGRLHDAQQRARERATVLSEVSRVLASSLDVQETLQRITSQVIAHVADWCAVYQPDGAGGLHLAAVAHQDPAKVERLRELLARFPSDPTTPGSGAWVMATGQDVLLSVIPPALLDNLPTQAQREAVADLGLHSLIQVPMNVRGRRVGVLGVASSHPARTYGPDDLDLVRELAQRAALALDNAELYEAAQFSAQRYRSLVDATRQTVWTNSASGHMLGEQPGWARLTGQPREVYEGYGWAEALHPEDYERTLAAWHRAVEQQAIYEVHQRVRVAGGRYRHFHVKAEPVTNADGTIREWVGVHTDITDQLEAEQELRDREARYRALVEHAAVGVGRTDRQGRWLDVNRAAETLLGYNRAELLSLSFQDVTHPDDRYQGGAHPYWRLVAGEHEAFTIEKRYLRKTGEVVWASTTVSAVRSPAGEFEYAVAVLNDITARKQAEEQARQLARVIEESGDFVGMATLDGQLQYINPAGRALVGLGEAEVPGLRVTDLFLSADLPFVQEVILPATRAQGRWTGDFRFRHFRSGEAIDVSANQFVVTDPGSGEPVALATVTRDIRERKRAEAEVRALNAALEERVAERTAELQQANRELARSNTELERFAFVASHDLQEPLRSIASFSELLNRRYGERLDDQGRRYLDIVTRGAQRMKVLIDDLLVFSRLNAVHEPFGRVDMNEVAREALARLHAATQAAGAQVQVGPLPVVSGAPEELTRLLQNLVGNALKFRREGVRPEVRVSAQPAGRAWQFTVADNGIGIEPEYQGKVFEMFQRLHLRDRYEGTGLGLAIVRKVAERHGGAVWLDSEPGRGTSVHFTLQGEDSPAQPQGDWP; encoded by the coding sequence GTGCTCCCCCCCGCCGAGGACGCTGCCCCAGGCGCCTTTCCCCTGACGGGCGCGCAGGCCCAGCAACTGCTGACCGTGGCCCGCGCCCTGTTCCGGGCGGTCAGTCGCGCCGATGTCAAACGCGTGATTCTGGACGAGGCCCTGCGTGTGACCGGGGCCTACGGCGGCACGTTGATCAACGTGGTGGACGATCAGACGCTCTACATGGTGCGCGCTGCCGGCTACGACCAGCCGCTGCAGGACACCTGGCAGCGCTTTCCCATGGACCCGGCGTATCCGGTGGTCCAGGCCATCCAGGAGCGCCGGGCCATCTTTGCCTCGCTCCCGGAGGTCCACGCGCAGTTTCCGGCCCTGCTGCCCCTGTTGCAGCCGCACACCTGGGCCATCGCCGCCCTGCCCCTGATGGCGCGCCAGGAGGTGCTCTCGGCGGTCACGCTGTCGTTCCGGGACGAGACGGCCATGACCCCGGAGCGGCAGGCCTTCATGGGCCTGCTGGCCGACCTGTGCGCCGAGGCGCTGGAGCGCGGGCGGCTGCACGACGCCCAGCAGCGGGCCCGCGAACGCGCCACCGTGCTCTCGGAAGTCAGCCGGGTGCTGGCGTCCTCGCTGGACGTGCAAGAGACGCTGCAGCGCATTACCTCACAGGTCATTGCTCATGTGGCCGACTGGTGCGCCGTGTACCAGCCGGACGGAGCCGGGGGCCTGCACCTGGCCGCCGTGGCCCACCAGGACCCGGCGAAGGTGGAGCGGCTGCGGGAGCTGCTGGCCCGCTTTCCCTCCGATCCCACCACCCCGGGCAGCGGCGCCTGGGTCATGGCCACCGGCCAGGACGTGCTGCTGAGCGTGATTCCACCCGCGCTGCTGGACAACCTGCCCACCCAGGCGCAGCGCGAGGCCGTGGCCGACCTGGGGCTGCACTCCCTGATTCAGGTGCCCATGAACGTGCGGGGGCGCCGGGTGGGGGTGCTGGGCGTGGCGTCCTCTCATCCGGCGCGCACCTACGGCCCCGATGACCTGGACCTGGTGCGCGAACTGGCGCAGCGCGCCGCCCTGGCCCTGGACAATGCCGAGCTGTACGAGGCCGCGCAGTTCAGCGCGCAGCGCTACCGCTCGCTGGTAGACGCCACCCGCCAGACCGTGTGGACCAACAGCGCCAGCGGCCACATGCTGGGCGAGCAGCCCGGCTGGGCCAGACTCACCGGCCAGCCCCGCGAGGTCTATGAAGGCTACGGCTGGGCCGAGGCCCTGCACCCCGAGGACTACGAGCGCACCCTGGCGGCGTGGCACCGCGCCGTGGAGCAGCAGGCCATCTACGAGGTGCACCAGCGCGTGCGGGTGGCTGGCGGCCGGTACCGGCACTTTCACGTCAAGGCCGAGCCGGTCACCAATGCCGACGGCACCATCCGGGAATGGGTGGGCGTGCACACCGACATCACCGATCAGCTGGAAGCCGAGCAGGAGCTGCGTGACCGGGAAGCCCGCTACCGCGCCCTGGTGGAGCACGCCGCCGTGGGGGTGGGCCGCACCGACCGGCAGGGCCGCTGGCTGGATGTCAACCGCGCGGCTGAAACGCTGCTGGGCTACAACCGCGCCGAACTGCTCAGCCTGAGCTTTCAGGACGTGACCCACCCGGATGACCGTTACCAGGGCGGCGCCCACCCGTACTGGCGCCTGGTGGCGGGGGAACACGAGGCCTTTACCATTGAAAAGCGCTACCTGCGCAAAACCGGGGAGGTGGTGTGGGCGAGCACCACCGTTTCAGCCGTGCGCAGCCCGGCCGGCGAGTTCGAATACGCCGTGGCGGTGCTCAACGACATCACCGCGCGCAAGCAGGCCGAGGAGCAGGCCCGCCAACTGGCGCGGGTGATTGAGGAAAGCGGCGACTTCGTGGGCATGGCCACCCTGGACGGGCAACTGCAGTACATCAACCCGGCGGGGCGCGCCCTGGTGGGTCTGGGCGAGGCTGAGGTGCCCGGCCTGCGCGTGACCGACCTCTTCCTGAGCGCCGACCTGCCGTTCGTGCAGGAGGTGATCCTGCCCGCCACCCGCGCGCAGGGCCGCTGGACGGGCGATTTCCGGTTCCGGCACTTTCGCAGCGGCGAGGCCATTGACGTGAGTGCCAACCAGTTCGTGGTGACCGACCCGGGGTCCGGCGAGCCGGTGGCGCTGGCCACCGTGACGCGCGACATCCGCGAACGCAAGCGCGCGGAGGCCGAGGTGCGCGCGCTGAACGCCGCCCTGGAAGAGCGGGTGGCCGAGCGCACGGCCGAACTGCAGCAGGCCAACCGGGAACTGGCGCGCAGCAACACCGAGCTGGAGCGGTTTGCCTTCGTGGCCTCTCACGACCTGCAAGAACCGCTGCGCAGCATCGCCTCCTTTTCGGAGCTGCTCAACCGCCGCTACGGCGAGCGGCTGGATGACCAGGGCCGCCGGTATCTGGACATCGTGACGCGCGGCGCCCAGCGCATGAAGGTGCTGATCGATGACCTGCTGGTGTTCTCGCGCCTGAACGCCGTGCACGAGCCGTTTGGGCGCGTGGACATGAACGAGGTGGCGCGCGAGGCCCTGGCGCGGCTGCACGCGGCCACCCAGGCGGCGGGCGCGCAGGTGCAGGTGGGCCCGCTGCCCGTGGTGTCGGGCGCCCCGGAAGAACTGACCCGGCTCCTGCAGAACCTTGTGGGCAACGCCCTGAAATTCCGCCGCGAGGGCGTGCGCCCCGAGGTGCGCGTGAGCGCGCAGCCGGCTGGCCGGGCGTGGCAGTTCACGGTGGCCGACAACGGCATCGGCATTGAGCCGGAGTACCAGGGCAAGGTGTTTGAAATGTTTCAGCGCCTGCATCTGCGCGACCGCTACGAGGGCACCGGCCTGGGTCTGGCCATCGTGCGCAAGGTCGCCGAGCGGCACGGCGGCGCCGTGTGGCTGGACAGCGAACCCGGGCGCGGGACCTCGGTGCATTTCACCCTTCAGGGGGAAGATTCGCCCGCCCAGCCGCAGGGGGACTGGCCTTAA
- a CDS encoding ATP-binding protein produces the protein MSAEPPAADLLLPTYLGGPAITAQNCEREPIQVPGAVQPHGALLTADADSGQILQVSANTGALLGTSPAELRGQGLDTLLGQEALAPLLAALPAGVPDALQYRALLRWPGGTWALTAHRVGALLVLELEADEAQDASGPQVLRNAAFALEGANTLAELAQVAAERVRELTGFDRVMIYRFAPDASGEVMAEARHADLKPFLGHRFPESDIPAQARALYVRHLLRLTADTEALPAPLEPRLNPQTGAPPPLGGAVLRATSPMHLQYLRNMGVRSSLSVSLVQEGRLWGLIACHHSAPHVVPPATRTALEYLGRLLNLQLGLKARADTDAFRQTLQARRTRILAAAAHSVTPLETLSQPALDLPGLMRAERAVVFFEDQWRVCGPPLPGAQVGALLTWLRTQPGPVQHTEALGEAWPGTPLGDAACGLLAITVGAGWQEGVVWLRPALTTQVAWGGAPPEAAKGELGPRQSFDTYLQTVRGRAAPWHPGELEEAGELQLALTAHLGERLGVVRALNAELERANAEWRQYAFVIAHDLQEPVRLITQFADLFELKYRPQMDEGGERTLRFLRQETARLRSLTADLYTYTALLSAPPTPPRAADLGALGAQVLAELTPEVTATGAQIELGALPTVQGDPEELRTVLRHLLRNALTFGGQPPRVQVFAARQGPGWAVSVQDQGPGIAPEYHDKVFGLFQRLERREHSPGNGIGLALCRRIAERHGGRLTLQSAPGQGCTLTLLLPDPPEAAHGA, from the coding sequence GTGAGCGCCGAACCCCCCGCGGCCGATCTGCTGCTGCCCACCTACCTGGGCGGGCCCGCCATCACGGCGCAGAACTGCGAGCGCGAACCCATTCAGGTGCCCGGGGCCGTGCAGCCCCACGGCGCGCTGCTCACGGCCGACGCGGACAGTGGGCAGATTCTGCAGGTCAGCGCGAACACCGGCGCGCTGCTGGGCACCTCCCCGGCCGAGCTGCGCGGGCAGGGCCTGGACACGCTGCTGGGCCAGGAGGCCCTGGCGCCCCTGCTGGCCGCGCTGCCAGCCGGCGTGCCCGACGCCCTGCAGTACCGCGCGCTGCTGCGCTGGCCCGGAGGCACCTGGGCCCTGACCGCCCACCGGGTGGGGGCGCTGCTGGTGCTGGAACTGGAAGCCGACGAGGCCCAGGACGCCAGCGGGCCCCAGGTGCTGCGCAACGCCGCCTTTGCCCTGGAGGGGGCCAACACCCTGGCAGAGCTGGCCCAGGTGGCCGCCGAACGGGTGCGGGAACTGACCGGCTTTGACCGCGTGATGATCTACCGCTTTGCCCCGGACGCCAGCGGTGAGGTGATGGCCGAGGCGCGCCACGCGGACCTGAAGCCCTTTCTGGGCCACCGCTTTCCGGAATCCGATATTCCGGCACAGGCCCGCGCGCTGTACGTGCGCCACCTGCTGCGCCTGACTGCCGACACTGAGGCCCTCCCCGCTCCACTGGAGCCGCGGCTCAACCCGCAGACGGGCGCCCCTCCCCCTCTGGGCGGCGCGGTGCTGCGCGCCACCTCGCCCATGCACCTGCAGTACCTGCGCAACATGGGCGTGCGCTCCAGCCTCTCGGTCTCGCTGGTGCAGGAGGGGCGGCTGTGGGGCCTGATCGCCTGCCACCACAGCGCGCCCCACGTGGTGCCGCCCGCCACCCGCACGGCGCTGGAGTACCTGGGCCGGCTGCTGAACCTGCAGCTGGGCCTCAAGGCGCGCGCCGACACCGACGCCTTTCGCCAGACCCTGCAGGCCCGGCGCACCCGCATTCTGGCGGCGGCGGCGCATTCGGTGACCCCACTGGAGACCCTGAGCCAGCCGGCGCTCGACCTGCCGGGCCTGATGCGGGCCGAGCGCGCCGTGGTGTTTTTTGAAGACCAGTGGCGCGTGTGCGGGCCGCCGCTGCCGGGCGCTCAGGTGGGGGCCCTGCTGACGTGGCTGCGCACCCAGCCGGGGCCGGTGCAGCACACCGAGGCGCTGGGCGAAGCGTGGCCCGGCACCCCGCTGGGCGACGCCGCCTGTGGCCTGCTGGCCATCACCGTGGGGGCCGGCTGGCAGGAGGGCGTGGTGTGGCTGCGCCCGGCCCTGACCACGCAGGTGGCCTGGGGGGGCGCGCCGCCAGAAGCGGCCAAGGGCGAACTGGGCCCCCGGCAGTCTTTTGACACCTACCTGCAGACCGTGCGCGGGCGCGCCGCGCCGTGGCACCCCGGCGAACTGGAAGAGGCGGGCGAACTGCAACTGGCCCTGACGGCGCACCTGGGCGAGCGCCTGGGGGTGGTGCGCGCCCTGAACGCCGAACTGGAACGCGCCAACGCCGAGTGGCGGCAGTACGCCTTTGTGATTGCCCATGACCTGCAGGAACCGGTGCGGCTGATCACCCAGTTTGCCGACCTGTTCGAGCTGAAATACCGCCCGCAGATGGACGAGGGCGGCGAGCGGACGCTGCGCTTTCTGCGCCAGGAAACCGCCCGCCTGCGCAGCCTGACCGCCGATCTGTACACCTACACGGCCCTGCTCTCGGCGCCGCCCACCCCGCCCCGAGCGGCCGATCTGGGGGCCCTGGGCGCGCAGGTGCTGGCCGAACTGACCCCGGAGGTGACGGCGACCGGGGCCCAGATAGAGCTGGGGGCGCTGCCCACCGTGCAGGGCGACCCGGAAGAGCTGCGCACCGTGCTGCGCCATCTGCTGCGCAACGCCCTGACCTTCGGGGGTCAGCCGCCCCGGGTGCAGGTGTTCGCCGCGCGCCAGGGCCCGGGCTGGGCCGTGTCGGTGCAGGACCAGGGGCCGGGCATTGCCCCGGAATATCATGACAAGGTGTTTGGTCTGTTTCAGCGCCTGGAGCGCCGGGAGCATTCGCCCGGCAACGGCATCGGGCTGGCGCTGTGCCGCCGCATTGCCGAGCGCCACGGCGGCCGCCTGACCCTGCAGTCGGCGCCCGGCCAGGGCTGCACCCTGACCCTGCTGCTGCCCGACCCCCCGGAGGCGGCCCATGGAGCGTGA
- a CDS encoding biliverdin-producing heme oxygenase, with product MTQLQEATAAQHRAVEALMPVLRPDLTRALYTQLLTQVAWAVAPLEAQVQALSFPGAFAAHERQKMPLLRRDLAALGQAVAAPTPLPGPALDLPGALGVLYVLEGATLGGQIISRHLQGTLGLSPQAGGAYFHGYGPATGAMWRQYRQAMTAHVTPEQAPAVIAGAQAAFARFEQALGPVAA from the coding sequence ATGACGCAGCTCCAGGAGGCCACGGCCGCCCAGCACCGCGCGGTCGAGGCCCTGATGCCCGTGCTGCGCCCCGACCTGACCCGGGCCCTGTATACCCAGCTGCTGACACAGGTGGCCTGGGCTGTGGCGCCGCTGGAAGCCCAGGTGCAGGCACTGAGCTTCCCCGGGGCCTTCGCGGCCCACGAGCGCCAGAAAATGCCCCTCTTACGGCGCGATCTGGCCGCGCTGGGCCAGGCGGTGGCGGCCCCCACCCCACTGCCGGGCCCCGCACTGGACCTGCCCGGCGCCCTGGGGGTCCTGTACGTGCTGGAGGGCGCCACGCTGGGCGGTCAGATCATCTCGCGCCACCTGCAGGGCACGCTGGGCCTGAGCCCGCAGGCGGGCGGCGCGTACTTTCACGGCTATGGCCCGGCCACGGGGGCCATGTGGCGCCAGTACCGGCAGGCCATGACCGCCCACGTGACCCCTGAACAGGCGCCCGCCGTGATTGCCGGCGCCCAGGCGGCCTTTGCGCGCTTTGAGCAGGCGCTGGGCCCGGTGGCCGCGTGA
- a CDS encoding sensor histidine kinase: MGLILGYGLPEPLPPGVSGVPSADELLARVQGGGEPVDAVLLGTGTPQALRVIQRLHAADRLLAVRLLGPPAPAQALLQAARFTPQIGPHLAWVNEPPEELGPALQAAAAQTRTRREHARQVARTNAQLSPAAVPAPAPFLEHLLDQAPLGVVTLNLQGQAVDWNPAAARLLPELRAGLNLRAALPAFPPGPVPGAVRLERPLGGERQVLRVHLSAMQRPAHGPGLLALLEDITAFVRAEEERDRAGAELRALNQTLEARVAERTQALEAQTQALEAQTRALEAQTLALQRSNSELERFAYVTSHDLQEPLRTITSFTALLVSRAGPGLDPRTAQYLRFIQEGSARMKAQIDDLLHYARLNAGPRPLRPVPLAEPLQEALDRLQALAEEAQAQFEVEPLPTVLGDAPQLAQLLQNLVGNALKFRREGAAARVQVWAQPGPAPGLWRIQVRDNGIGIEPQYFGRIFEMFQRLHRRESYSGTGLGLAICRKIVQAHGGEIGVESEPGGGSTFWFTLPAA; the protein is encoded by the coding sequence ATGGGCCTGATTCTGGGGTACGGCCTGCCAGAGCCCCTGCCCCCGGGCGTGAGCGGCGTGCCCAGCGCCGACGAGCTGCTGGCCCGGGTGCAGGGCGGGGGCGAGCCGGTGGACGCCGTCCTGCTGGGCACGGGCACGCCACAGGCGCTGCGAGTGATTCAGCGCCTGCACGCCGCCGACCGCCTGCTGGCCGTGCGGCTCCTGGGCCCGCCCGCGCCCGCACAGGCGCTGCTGCAGGCCGCGCGCTTTACTCCGCAGATTGGTCCCCACCTGGCCTGGGTGAACGAGCCGCCTGAGGAGCTGGGGCCCGCGCTGCAGGCTGCAGCTGCCCAGACCCGCACCCGCCGCGAGCACGCCCGGCAGGTGGCGCGCACGAACGCGCAGCTCTCCCCTGCAGCGGTGCCGGCGCCCGCACCCTTTCTGGAACACCTGCTGGACCAGGCCCCGCTGGGGGTGGTCACGCTGAACCTGCAGGGGCAGGCGGTGGACTGGAACCCAGCCGCTGCCCGCCTGCTGCCCGAGCTGCGTGCGGGCCTGAACCTGCGCGCGGCGCTGCCGGCGTTCCCGCCCGGGCCGGTGCCGGGGGCCGTGCGGCTGGAGCGCCCGCTGGGCGGCGAGCGGCAGGTGCTGCGCGTGCACCTGAGCGCCATGCAGCGGCCCGCGCACGGTCCGGGCCTGCTGGCGCTGCTGGAAGACATCACCGCCTTTGTGCGCGCCGAGGAAGAACGCGACCGCGCCGGGGCCGAGCTGCGCGCCCTGAACCAGACCCTGGAAGCGCGGGTGGCCGAGCGCACGCAGGCCCTGGAGGCCCAGACGCAAGCCCTGGAAGCGCAGACGCGGGCGCTGGAAGCACAGACGCTGGCCCTGCAGCGCTCCAACAGCGAACTGGAACGCTTTGCCTATGTCACCAGCCACGACCTGCAAGAACCGCTGCGCACCATCACCAGTTTCACGGCGCTGCTGGTCAGCCGCGCGGGGCCGGGGCTGGACCCCAGGACGGCGCAGTACCTCCGCTTTATTCAGGAGGGCAGCGCGCGCATGAAAGCGCAGATTGACGATCTGCTGCACTACGCCCGCCTGAACGCCGGGCCCCGGCCCCTGCGCCCGGTGCCGCTGGCCGAGCCGCTGCAAGAAGCCCTGGACCGCCTGCAGGCCCTGGCCGAGGAGGCGCAGGCGCAGTTTGAGGTGGAGCCGCTGCCCACCGTGCTGGGCGACGCGCCGCAGCTGGCGCAGCTGCTGCAGAACCTCGTGGGCAACGCGCTGAAGTTCCGCCGCGAGGGGGCAGCGGCCCGGGTGCAGGTCTGGGCGCAGCCGGGCCCGGCCCCGGGGCTGTGGCGCATTCAGGTGCGCGACAACGGCATCGGCATTGAGCCGCAGTATTTTGGGCGCATCTTCGAGATGTTTCAGCGTCTGCACCGCCGCGAAAGCTATAGCGGCACCGGGCTGGGTCTGGCCATCTGCCGCAAGATCGTGCAGGCGCATGGGGGCGAGATCGGGGTGGAAAGCGAACCCGGCGGGGGCAGCACCTTCTGGTTTACCCTGCCCGCCGCGTGA
- a CDS encoding response regulator — protein sequence MEREAVRLMLVEDNEADVFLMEAALEMAGLPVQLQVARDGEDALRQLRAALGGGTLPHLMLLDLNMPRISGFEVLQAVRADPGLRHLVVVVFTTSSAQADVQRAYALQANSYLSKPATMTEFLRVVELLDLYWFGAANLPQSHAPA from the coding sequence ATGGAGCGTGAAGCCGTGCGGCTGATGCTGGTGGAGGACAACGAGGCCGACGTGTTTCTGATGGAAGCGGCGCTGGAGATGGCTGGTCTGCCGGTACAGTTGCAGGTGGCCCGGGACGGCGAGGACGCCCTGCGGCAGCTGCGCGCGGCCCTGGGGGGCGGCACCCTGCCGCACCTCATGCTGCTGGACCTGAACATGCCGCGCATCAGCGGCTTCGAGGTGCTGCAAGCGGTGCGCGCCGACCCAGGGCTGCGCCACCTCGTGGTCGTCGTGTTCACCACCTCCAGCGCACAGGCCGATGTGCAGCGGGCCTACGCCCTGCAGGCCAACTCGTATCTGAGTAAACCGGCCACCATGACGGAATTCCTGCGGGTGGTGGAACTGCTGGACCTGTACTGGTTCGGCGCGGCCAACCTGCCCCAGAGCCACGCCCCGGCGTAA
- a CDS encoding sensor domain-containing diguanylate cyclase yields the protein MTAAPLPADEYRRLLDLARYQILDTGQDETFDRITRLAARVLNVPVAVLNLVDQHRQWGKSAYGLGDTTAPRHDSFCAWTILDDRPLVVENAPQDARFRQNPMVTGAPHIHMYAGAPLISPAGHRIGTLCVTDDKPHPLSPGDLQALQDLAAIAMNELELRRQQLEAQHDAQAQRQQVAELRRTLEQARILEGVSSLMDLDLEPEAATLAAASLISEAIGADYAGLLTWHGDSFTVQAAHHQPGLPAQVLALAEQLPHLPGGVTRTLRGLDRPLYLANYAAHPQALPALVEAGVAQAAWVPLGEGEAGPTLLLALRVQGHAVTDWRAGDRTLLEAAGRTIRHALQRHAALQQVHEQARQDALTGLFNRRAFDEDLDTREAAGEPFALALVDVDGLKGVNDTEGHAQGDRLLQVFGAALAAQVGEGGAAYRVGGDEFALLVPDQSQEELLERIDVAMGAAQQITVQRTGASTGVVRWNDAPSRSTRLTLADERMYAAKRRRHATQQH from the coding sequence GTGACTGCCGCTCCCCTTCCAGCAGATGAATACCGCCGCCTGCTCGATCTGGCGCGCTACCAGATTCTGGACACCGGCCAGGACGAGACCTTTGACCGCATTACCCGGCTGGCCGCGCGGGTGCTGAACGTGCCGGTGGCGGTGCTGAATCTGGTGGACCAGCACCGGCAATGGGGCAAATCCGCCTACGGTCTGGGCGACACCACCGCGCCCCGGCACGATTCTTTCTGCGCCTGGACCATTCTGGATGACCGCCCGCTGGTGGTGGAAAACGCCCCCCAGGACGCCCGGTTCCGCCAGAACCCGATGGTGACTGGCGCCCCGCACATTCACATGTACGCGGGGGCGCCTTTGATCTCGCCGGCCGGGCACCGCATTGGGACCCTGTGCGTGACCGATGACAAGCCGCATCCCCTGAGCCCCGGGGACCTGCAGGCCCTGCAGGACCTCGCGGCCATTGCCATGAATGAACTGGAACTGCGCCGCCAGCAGCTTGAGGCGCAGCACGACGCCCAGGCGCAGCGCCAGCAGGTGGCCGAACTGCGCCGCACCCTGGAACAGGCCCGCATTCTGGAAGGTGTGAGCAGCCTGATGGACCTGGACCTGGAGCCCGAAGCGGCCACCCTGGCGGCAGCCTCGCTGATCAGTGAGGCCATCGGCGCCGACTACGCCGGCCTGCTGACCTGGCACGGCGACAGCTTCACGGTGCAGGCCGCGCACCACCAGCCTGGCCTCCCGGCCCAGGTGCTGGCGCTGGCCGAGCAGTTGCCCCACCTGCCGGGCGGCGTGACCCGCACGCTGCGGGGCCTGGACCGCCCGCTGTACCTGGCCAACTACGCCGCTCACCCCCAGGCGCTGCCGGCACTGGTGGAAGCGGGGGTGGCCCAGGCCGCCTGGGTGCCGCTGGGCGAGGGCGAGGCTGGCCCCACCCTGCTGCTGGCCCTGCGGGTGCAGGGGCACGCGGTCACCGACTGGCGCGCCGGGGACCGCACGCTGCTGGAGGCCGCCGGACGCACCATTCGCCACGCCCTGCAGCGCCACGCGGCCCTGCAGCAGGTGCATGAGCAGGCCCGCCAGGACGCCCTGACGGGACTGTTCAACCGCCGGGCTTTTGACGAGGACCTGGACACGCGTGAGGCGGCTGGCGAGCCCTTTGCCCTGGCCCTGGTGGATGTGGACGGCCTGAAGGGTGTGAACGACACCGAGGGCCACGCACAGGGGGACCGCCTGCTGCAGGTGTTCGGCGCCGCGCTGGCCGCGCAGGTGGGCGAGGGGGGCGCGGCCTACCGCGTGGGCGGCGACGAGTTTGCCCTGCTGGTGCCCGACCAGTCCCAGGAAGAGTTGCTGGAGCGCATTGACGTGGCCATGGGCGCCGCGCAGCAGATCACGGTGCAGCGCACGGGCGCCAGCACCGGCGTGGTGCGCTGGAACGACGCCCCCAGCCGGTCCACCCGCCTGACCCTGGCCGATGAACGCATGTACGCCGCCAAACGCCGCCGCCACGCCACCCAGCAGCACTGA